A genomic stretch from Methylorubrum extorquens includes:
- the pstC gene encoding phosphate ABC transporter, permease (Evidence 2b : Function from indirect experimental evidences (e.g. phenotypes); Product type t : transporter): protein MTALTQSIALASESGVPRTAPSKTADRLFKGAAYGSALLVLLVLAGILGSIIYGAMPAFREFGFGFLTSSAWNIGTEQFGALPAVIGTVAAALLALVIGVPVSLGIAIYLTQLCPGWARKPVAMTIELLASVPSIIYGMWGLFVFAPLFARFVQVPVSNLVEGLPIVGTILYARIPSGVGVLTAGIILAIMIVPFVASITRDMLDQIPTVLRESAYGIGCTTWEVVRHVLVPQASVSIIGAIMLGLGRALGETMAVTFVIGNANRLSASIFDPGSTIASRIANEFNEADGLQLSSLMALGCLLFIITFVVLIIARLLVRRTKVA, encoded by the coding sequence ATGACCGCCTTGACCCAGTCCATCGCCCTGGCCAGCGAGAGCGGCGTACCCCGCACCGCCCCGAGCAAGACCGCCGACCGCCTGTTCAAGGGCGCGGCCTACGGCTCGGCTCTGCTCGTGCTGCTGGTGCTCGCGGGCATCCTCGGATCGATCATCTACGGGGCGATGCCCGCGTTCAGGGAGTTCGGCTTCGGCTTCCTCACCTCCAGCGCCTGGAACATCGGCACCGAGCAGTTCGGCGCGCTGCCCGCCGTGATCGGCACCGTCGCCGCCGCCCTGCTGGCGCTCGTCATCGGCGTGCCGGTTTCGCTCGGCATCGCGATCTACCTGACGCAGCTCTGCCCCGGCTGGGCGCGCAAGCCCGTCGCCATGACCATCGAGCTGCTCGCGTCGGTGCCGAGCATCATCTACGGCATGTGGGGCCTGTTCGTGTTCGCGCCGCTGTTCGCCCGCTTCGTGCAGGTGCCGGTCTCGAACCTCGTCGAGGGGCTCCCGATCGTCGGCACGATCCTCTACGCGCGCATTCCCTCCGGCGTCGGCGTGCTCACCGCCGGCATCATCCTCGCGATCATGATCGTGCCGTTCGTCGCCTCGATCACCCGCGACATGCTCGACCAGATCCCGACCGTGCTGCGCGAGAGCGCCTACGGCATCGGCTGCACCACCTGGGAGGTCGTCCGCCACGTCCTCGTGCCGCAGGCCTCGGTCTCGATCATCGGCGCGATCATGCTCGGCCTCGGCCGCGCGCTCGGCGAGACCATGGCGGTCACCTTCGTGATCGGCAACGCCAACCGCCTCTCCGCCTCGATCTTCGATCCGGGTTCGACCATCGCCTCGCGCATCGCCAACGAGTTCAACGAAGCCGACGGGCTCCAGCTCTCCTCGCTGATGGCGCTCGGCTGCCTGCTCTTCATCATCACCTTCGTCGTGCTGATCATCGCGCGCCTGCTGGTGCGGCGCACCAAGGTCGCCTGA
- the pstS gene encoding phosphate ABC transporter, periplasmic phosphate-binding protein (Evidence 2b : Function from indirect experimental evidences (e.g. phenotypes); Product type t : transporter), whose translation MLVKPFTYALAVGLAAAQLATSALAADITGAGATFPFPVYSKWAEAYRKDTGTGLNYQSIGSGGGIKQIQAKTVDFGATDAPLKPAQLEKDGLVQFPTVMGGVVPVINVPGIEAGTVKLTGELLADIYAGKILKWSDPKIVKLNDGVKLPDANITPVYRSDASGTTNIFTTYLSSVSEPWKKEFGAATTVSWPVGQGGKGNEGVTATVKQVPNSIGYVESAYAKQNKLAYTLIQNKAGKYPQPDDKAFQAAAASADWKSTPGFGITLTNQAGEEAWPITAATFILVHKEAADAAKAGDVLKFFDWAYKNGDKLATELDYVPLPDNVVGLIHEEWKGIKGKDGKPVFGM comes from the coding sequence ATGCTCGTGAAACCCTTCACTTACGCTCTGGCCGTCGGCCTCGCGGCCGCCCAGCTCGCGACTTCAGCCCTGGCCGCCGACATCACCGGCGCCGGTGCCACCTTCCCCTTCCCCGTCTACTCGAAATGGGCCGAGGCCTACCGCAAGGATACCGGCACGGGCCTGAACTACCAGTCGATCGGCTCGGGCGGTGGCATCAAGCAGATCCAGGCCAAGACGGTCGATTTCGGCGCCACCGACGCGCCGCTGAAGCCCGCCCAGCTCGAGAAGGACGGCCTCGTCCAGTTCCCGACCGTCATGGGCGGCGTCGTCCCGGTGATCAACGTCCCGGGCATCGAGGCCGGCACGGTCAAGCTGACCGGTGAACTCCTGGCCGACATCTACGCCGGCAAGATCCTGAAGTGGTCCGACCCGAAGATCGTCAAGCTCAACGACGGCGTGAAGCTGCCCGACGCGAACATCACCCCGGTCTACCGCTCGGACGCTTCCGGCACGACCAACATCTTCACCACCTATCTCTCCTCGGTCTCCGAGCCGTGGAAGAAGGAATTCGGTGCCGCCACCACGGTGAGCTGGCCGGTCGGCCAGGGCGGCAAGGGCAACGAGGGCGTGACCGCCACCGTGAAGCAGGTTCCGAACTCGATCGGCTACGTCGAGTCGGCCTATGCCAAACAGAACAAGCTCGCCTACACGCTGATCCAGAACAAAGCCGGCAAGTACCCGCAGCCCGACGACAAGGCGTTCCAGGCCGCCGCCGCCAGCGCCGACTGGAAGTCGACCCCCGGCTTCGGCATCACGCTGACCAACCAGGCCGGCGAGGAAGCGTGGCCGATCACCGCCGCCACCTTCATCCTGGTCCACAAGGAGGCCGCGGACGCCGCCAAGGCCGGCGACGTACTGAAGTTCTTCGACTGGGCCTACAAGAACGGCGACAAGCTCGCGACCGAACTCGACTATGTGCCGCTGCCGGACAACGTCGTCGGCCTGATCCACGAGGAGTGGAAGGGCATCAAGGGCAAGGACGGCAAACCCGTCTTCGGCATGTAA
- a CDS encoding protein of unknown function (Evidence 5 : Unknown function) — MTEPHSPREEEPLLDPADPQDAAYLALHAERAALEDELTLQQQRQRFGSDDQEIASARATESSLLKDLDRVLTMIRAAEVRRQQPKARRWQ; from the coding sequence GTGACGGAGCCACATTCACCCCGCGAGGAAGAGCCCCTCCTCGATCCGGCCGATCCTCAGGACGCGGCCTACCTCGCGCTCCATGCGGAGCGGGCGGCCCTCGAGGACGAGCTGACGCTGCAGCAACAGCGTCAGCGCTTCGGCAGCGATGACCAGGAGATCGCCTCGGCACGCGCAACCGAGTCGTCTTTGCTCAAGGATCTCGATCGAGTGCTGACCATGATCCGGGCCGCCGAGGTCCGGCGCCAGCAGCCGAAGGCCCGGCGCTGGCAGTAA
- a CDS encoding protein of unknown function (Evidence 5 : Unknown function), whose amino-acid sequence MVHLATDCPSGLIVEAAMPALNGESRDRIGQGLREAYVERCDAQPITDAQVELLLQLRQKERDRRRSA is encoded by the coding sequence ATGGTACATCTCGCGACGGACTGCCCCAGCGGATTGATCGTCGAAGCCGCCATGCCCGCTCTAAATGGCGAGAGTCGCGATCGGATCGGACAGGGCCTGCGTGAGGCCTATGTCGAGCGCTGCGACGCGCAGCCGATCACCGACGCGCAAGTCGAACTGCTGCTGCAACTCCGGCAGAAAGAGCGCGATCGCCGCCGCAGCGCCTGA
- a CDS encoding conserved protein of unknown function (Evidence 4 : Unknown function but conserved in other organisms) — MAETKQTDKVEAPDRPRLTPQGHSSGTASGEDSTDPQGGAKQGQSDKAEGERREP; from the coding sequence ATGGCCGAGACCAAACAGACGGACAAAGTCGAAGCCCCGGATCGACCGCGCCTGACGCCTCAGGGCCATAGCAGCGGCACAGCTTCCGGGGAGGACAGCACCGATCCCCAAGGCGGCGCGAAGCAGGGTCAAAGCGACAAGGCGGAAGGCGAACGGCGCGAGCCGTAA
- a CDS encoding conserved protein of unknown function (Evidence 4 : Unknown function but conserved in other organisms), with amino-acid sequence MSNHAGFPVDAPPTPGEPGLIAVDEHTSIGCWVHDISAQDVEIVVPDASLVPDVFLLTSSAQESIKVCRTLWRTDEMIGARHL; translated from the coding sequence ATGTCCAATCATGCAGGATTTCCGGTCGACGCCCCTCCGACGCCCGGTGAACCTGGGTTGATCGCGGTCGATGAGCACACCTCGATCGGGTGCTGGGTCCACGACATCTCCGCGCAGGACGTCGAGATCGTCGTTCCCGACGCCTCCCTCGTCCCGGACGTATTCCTGCTGACATCGTCGGCCCAGGAATCCATCAAGGTGTGCCGCACCCTGTGGCGAACCGACGAGATGATCGGCGCACGGCATCTCTAG
- a CDS encoding conserved protein of unknown function (Evidence 4 : Unknown function but conserved in other organisms), which produces MALRSETPPPPADHVPDAPAPSERPTSAQLKAEIDSGRTGDKIPAHDPGLSPLGTDDEAAGTPADASRVALAREEETRPRRQRASRMQTGHGANRWVMPAYYGAIVVAALAVGLVVWLLR; this is translated from the coding sequence ATGGCACTCCGTTCCGAGACCCCGCCCCCTCCGGCCGACCATGTGCCGGACGCACCCGCTCCGTCGGAGCGTCCGACCAGCGCGCAGCTGAAAGCCGAAATCGATTCCGGCCGCACCGGCGATAAGATCCCCGCTCACGATCCCGGCTTGTCGCCCCTCGGGACCGATGACGAAGCGGCCGGGACGCCCGCGGATGCGTCCCGCGTCGCGCTGGCACGCGAAGAGGAGACCCGGCCGCGCCGCCAGAGGGCCAGCCGAATGCAGACCGGGCACGGTGCCAACCGTTGGGTCATGCCGGCCTATTACGGGGCCATCGTGGTGGCGGCCCTAGCGGTCGGACTCGTCGTGTGGCTGCTGCGCTGA
- a CDS encoding conserved exported protein of unknown function (Evidence 4 : Unknown function but conserved in other organisms), with the protein MKNFLILASAAGLMAASLVPLTATSADARSRHKSRGIVTSDGSVTGGRSRGQTISRGATGASTISRNSAAGGNANQPERAVPQGSGGGGSGGAGAQ; encoded by the coding sequence ATGAAAAACTTTCTCATTCTCGCAAGCGCGGCCGGCCTCATGGCTGCGAGCCTCGTCCCCCTGACAGCGACATCGGCCGATGCCCGCTCCCGTCACAAGAGCCGTGGGATCGTGACGAGCGACGGCAGCGTGACCGGCGGACGCAGCCGGGGCCAAACGATCTCCCGCGGCGCCACGGGAGCCAGCACCATCAGCCGAAACTCCGCAGCGGGCGGCAATGCCAATCAGCCCGAGCGTGCGGTCCCGCAGGGGAGCGGTGGCGGTGGAAGCGGTGGCGCCGGCGCGCAGTGA
- a CDS encoding conserved protein of unknown function (Evidence 4 : Unknown function but conserved in other organisms) → MKVNHLRLDRLRELPLPIPDEGSKEQRGTVLVVGGPAEVPGAAFLAGVATLRAGAGRLRIATVESAASAMALAVPEARVIGFTETEEGGIDPASAAARLPALAERCNAILIGPGLSAGATADALVHSLLPAGASSALVLDAGVIAGLGAQAGAVRSCDGRAVITPHAGEMARLLGIDRSEVEANPLAAAQRAAEKLGCVVIMKGAQSWIVPPSGEPWLYSGGGVGLATSGSGDVLAGIVAGLLARGTETTTAAAWGVYLHGQAGQRLAERIGPVGFLAREIIDEVPAILRDVDAGHSS, encoded by the coding sequence ATGAAGGTAAACCACCTCAGACTCGACCGCCTTCGGGAGTTGCCCCTGCCGATCCCCGACGAGGGCAGCAAGGAGCAGCGCGGCACGGTCCTCGTAGTCGGTGGACCCGCCGAAGTTCCGGGCGCCGCCTTTCTGGCGGGCGTCGCCACGCTCCGGGCCGGGGCCGGTCGCCTCCGCATCGCGACCGTGGAGAGCGCCGCATCGGCGATGGCTCTCGCGGTGCCCGAGGCGCGGGTCATCGGCTTTACCGAGACGGAGGAGGGCGGGATCGACCCGGCCTCGGCCGCGGCACGCCTGCCGGCCTTGGCGGAGCGCTGCAACGCGATCCTGATCGGCCCGGGGCTGAGCGCCGGCGCCACGGCCGACGCACTGGTCCACTCGCTTCTTCCGGCTGGAGCCTCCTCGGCGCTCGTGCTCGATGCCGGCGTCATCGCCGGCCTCGGCGCGCAGGCCGGCGCGGTTCGATCCTGCGATGGCCGCGCGGTGATCACGCCGCATGCCGGCGAGATGGCCCGGCTCCTGGGCATCGACAGAAGCGAGGTTGAAGCCAATCCTCTGGCGGCAGCTCAGCGCGCTGCCGAAAAGCTCGGATGCGTCGTGATCATGAAGGGCGCGCAGAGCTGGATCGTGCCCCCCTCGGGTGAGCCGTGGCTCTACAGCGGCGGCGGTGTCGGGCTGGCGACCTCCGGCTCCGGTGATGTCTTGGCGGGCATTGTTGCAGGGCTGCTCGCACGCGGCACGGAGACGACGACAGCGGCGGCATGGGGGGTCTATCTGCACGGGCAAGCCGGGCAACGACTCGCCGAGCGCATCGGACCAGTCGGCTTCCTGGCACGCGAGATCATCGACGAGGTACCCGCCATCCTGCGTGACGTCGATGCGGGCCACTCGTCGTAA
- a CDS encoding protein of unknown function (Evidence 5 : Unknown function) yields the protein MSLFCSADTLGGRLFAAFAISRHRCRRSLCRCRCSPGKLWLRSGHFRYSGDTGSHPFRVFRAVLHRRVSRAPIAS from the coding sequence GTGAGCCTGTTTTGCAGCGCCGACACGCTTGGCGGGCGGCTGTTTGCAGCGTTCGCGATCAGCCGCCACCGATGCCGGCGATCACTTTGCCGGTGCCGTTGCAGTCCGGGCAAGCTTTGGCTTCGATCTGGCCACTTCCGCTACAGCGGGGACACAGGTTCTCACCCGTTCCGGGTGTTCCGGGCGGTGCTTCATCGCCGGGTTTCGCGGGCTCCGATTGCGTCATAA
- a CDS encoding protein of unknown function (Evidence 5 : Unknown function) codes for MTMRTTYLVQTFILKRKRLCPGDQQVSPTVNGALKRAEAMATRLPGTAAIQIVADDETGELESATILGRFGEVPEDFAETLQAA; via the coding sequence GTGACGATGCGGACGACCTACCTCGTGCAGACCTTCATTCTGAAGCGCAAACGTCTGTGCCCCGGCGACCAGCAAGTGTCGCCGACGGTGAACGGTGCACTGAAGCGGGCCGAGGCGATGGCCACACGGCTGCCAGGCACCGCCGCGATCCAGATCGTGGCCGACGACGAAACGGGGGAGTTGGAAAGCGCGACGATTCTCGGCCGGTTCGGCGAGGTGCCGGAAGACTTCGCCGAGACGCTGCAGGCCGCCTGA
- a CDS encoding protein of unknown function (Evidence 5 : Unknown function), with product MAFKPKSAAETKARDLGLALARIAENEGMPAHVGVDALRRSSPRLTPLAIGQMVRKHRDILEETLIERGLTLVDYADQGPGRGMEFEVASA from the coding sequence ATGGCTTTCAAGCCGAAATCGGCCGCAGAGACGAAAGCGCGCGACCTGGGTTTGGCGCTCGCACGCATCGCCGAGAACGAGGGCATGCCGGCCCATGTCGGCGTGGATGCTCTGCGTCGCTCCAGCCCGCGCCTGACGCCGCTGGCGATCGGGCAGATGGTGCGCAAGCACCGCGACATCCTCGAAGAGACGCTGATCGAGCGCGGGCTGACGCTCGTGGATTATGCCGACCAGGGACCGGGACGCGGCATGGAGTTCGAGGTCGCCAGCGCCTGA
- a CDS encoding conserved protein of unknown function (Evidence 4 : Unknown function but conserved in other organisms) has product MDDDRVWSFEKSLWTGDPDHYRELVDDECLMALPQPPYVFGGAQAIEAVANTPRWSGVEFDDGRIARPQEGLIVIAYSVKASRGEETYEAHCTSTYRRLSHEEWRVVQHQQTPRILAPVVDEKR; this is encoded by the coding sequence GTGGACGATGATCGTGTTTGGTCGTTCGAAAAGAGCCTTTGGACCGGTGACCCGGATCATTACCGCGAACTCGTCGATGACGAGTGCCTGATGGCCTTGCCGCAGCCGCCCTACGTCTTCGGCGGCGCTCAAGCGATCGAAGCCGTCGCGAACACACCCCGTTGGTCCGGCGTCGAATTCGACGATGGCCGGATCGCGCGTCCCCAGGAAGGCCTGATCGTCATCGCCTACTCCGTGAAAGCCTCACGGGGCGAAGAGACCTACGAGGCCCATTGCACCTCGACCTACCGCCGGCTGTCGCACGAGGAATGGCGGGTGGTCCAGCACCAGCAGACCCCGCGCATTCTCGCGCCCGTCGTTGACGAGAAGCGCTGA
- a CDS encoding protein of unknown function (Evidence 5 : Unknown function), translating into MLRQEGLAECEALEFNLAASLSRRSRASETGCYRRVNLASANHPLRVAVSQKSQPLHPTVHRFVAGSRSALGAKLFQALGSLRFPNS; encoded by the coding sequence ATGCTGAGGCAGGAGGGCTTGGCGGAGTGCGAGGCGTTGGAGTTCAACCTTGCCGCCAGCCTATCCCGGCGATCGCGCGCAAGCGAGACAGGATGTTACCGCAGGGTGAATCTCGCCTCAGCGAATCACCCTCTCCGTGTTGCCGTCTCTCAAAAAAGTCAGCCACTCCACCCGACTGTTCATCGCTTTGTTGCAGGTTCAAGGTCGGCTCTGGGAGCCAAACTTTTCCAAGCTCTCGGAAGCCTGCGGTTTCCGAACTCTTAG
- a CDS encoding protein of unknown function (Evidence 5 : Unknown function) produces MDLKKATETLIVFADLDLLVERVLALVRAHNALRQDGFHLISDDDLVEIYRLLTELHEVAIDGVDLELVAPTILQLRLKLSILEVTISAHLNAPSPQYLH; encoded by the coding sequence ATGGATCTCAAAAAAGCAACAGAAACACTGATCGTTTTCGCCGATTTGGACCTTCTCGTTGAACGGGTGCTTGCGCTGGTGAGAGCGCACAATGCGTTGAGGCAGGACGGTTTTCACCTGATATCCGATGACGATTTGGTCGAGATCTATCGATTGCTCACCGAGCTTCATGAGGTGGCGATCGATGGCGTTGATCTAGAGTTAGTCGCGCCGACCATTCTTCAGCTGCGCTTGAAGCTCAGCATCTTGGAAGTGACGATCAGCGCCCATCTCAACGCGCCAAGCCCCCAATATTTGCATTGA
- a CDS encoding protein of unknown function (Evidence 5 : Unknown function), which produces MGKYKLKLSSCPRQYSIKDSKITSNNLILPDFKTYSAFSATRLSNWPTDSFGPVERSRLHVLPTSTRPAIPALDQSLTQERMTLSVVVRLGRVLGPHRAPGAGPESSRQGEGLARILRGLRPGRALRPIVRTLLALHHTGANIEIWSG; this is translated from the coding sequence TTGGGCAAATACAAACTCAAATTGAGTAGTTGCCCGCGCCAATATTCAATCAAAGACTCAAAAATCACTTCAAATAACTTGATCCTACCAGATTTCAAAACATACTCGGCATTCTCCGCTACGCGTTTATCGAACTGGCCCACCGACTCGTTCGGACCCGTCGAGCGCTCACGACTGCACGTCTTGCCGACGAGCACGCGACCGGCGATCCCCGCACTCGATCAGAGCCTCACGCAGGAGAGAATGACCCTGTCCGTCGTTGTTCGACTTGGACGGGTCCTTGGCCCCCACCGAGCACCGGGCGCAGGTCCTGAATCGTCTCGGCAAGGAGAAGGACTGGCGCGGATCTTACGCGGCTTGCGACCGGGACGAGCCCTGCGCCCGATCGTTCGCACGTTGCTGGCGCTCCACCACACCGGCGCCAACATTGAAATTTGGTCCGGCTGA
- a CDS encoding conserved protein of unknown function (Evidence 4 : Unknown function but conserved in other organisms), whose translation MADFSPTVGELFKANVVTHDDLNALIDAVLAGRMNVQEELAEGYTLDVAAAVKANAFATAVLRDKTSTTGARRTATRTAILLARAQKA comes from the coding sequence ATGGCTGATTTCTCCCCCACCGTCGGCGAACTCTTCAAGGCCAACGTCGTCACCCATGACGATCTGAACGCGCTGATTGATGCCGTTCTCGCGGGCCGGATGAATGTGCAGGAGGAACTCGCCGAGGGCTACACGCTCGACGTGGCAGCCGCCGTGAAGGCAAACGCCTTCGCTACCGCTGTTTTGCGCGACAAGACGAGCACGACTGGTGCTAGGCGCACCGCCACCCGCACAGCGATCCTGCTGGCGCGTGCGCAGAAGGCGTGA
- a CDS encoding conserved protein of unknown function (Evidence 4 : Unknown function but conserved in other organisms): MLLPELAPDHLPPEAAEWRKAFGALRPTSSPCRYLGVTAWANIYEACTDFIERFGDEAVRLGWSAPQIFGVHPQHGTLRIDWCGVMITGGNKAIGIEPNRILFGNVSGYRDTPGAPTGIPIWEFAARQKG, translated from the coding sequence ATGCTACTTCCCGAACTTGCGCCCGATCATCTCCCGCCTGAGGCCGCCGAGTGGCGGAAAGCCTTCGGTGCCCTGCGCCCAACCTCCTCACCGTGCCGCTACCTCGGCGTCACCGCCTGGGCGAACATCTACGAGGCCTGCACCGATTTCATCGAGCGCTTCGGCGACGAGGCTGTACGCCTGGGCTGGAGCGCGCCGCAGATCTTCGGTGTCCACCCCCAGCATGGCACGCTGCGCATAGACTGGTGCGGGGTGATGATCACCGGCGGGAACAAGGCGATCGGCATCGAGCCCAACCGGATCCTGTTCGGCAATGTCAGCGGCTACCGGGACACGCCCGGCGCGCCGACCGGCATTCCGATCTGGGAGTTCGCGGCGCGACAGAAAGGATGA
- a CDS encoding conserved exported protein of unknown function (Evidence 4 : Unknown function but conserved in other organisms) produces MRTMQLLSLAALASVTVASSAMADESIHLTPPLFREQARATASVRPASELTTTPHITAVAPASRKIVADAAAASAR; encoded by the coding sequence ATGCGTACGATGCAGCTTCTTTCCCTCGCCGCTCTCGCATCTGTCACCGTGGCGAGTTCCGCCATGGCCGACGAGAGCATCCACCTGACGCCGCCGCTGTTCCGTGAACAGGCCCGCGCCACCGCGTCTGTCCGCCCGGCGTCCGAGCTGACGACCACACCTCACATCACGGCTGTGGCCCCCGCCAGCCGCAAGATCGTGGCCGACGCCGCCGCGGCCTCTGCTCGCTAA
- the umuC gene encoding component of DNA polymerase V, subunit C (Evidence 2b : Function from indirect experimental evidences (e.g. phenotypes); PubMedId : 2989816, 2989817; Product type e : enzyme) → MSNAEARQRDRIGGGRALALIDGNSFYCSCERVFDAKLARVPVIVLSNNDGCAIARTPEAKALGIKMGDPYFKIRGFCEAQGVRVFSSNYTLYGDMSARINAIYRDATPDVEIYSIDESFLDLTGFVRRDRVALARDIRATVRAWTGIPTCVGIGPTKTLAKLANHIAKTVPELDGVCDLTEPAAYEHWLCRIHVGELWGVGRASLPKLEAMGIDTVADLRDIDPRPVRKALTVVGERMIHELRGVSCLGLELVPARRKGCAVTRSFSGRVTERAELEQAVAAHATRLGEKLRREGLGTDHITVFYHTSEHDRGEPMRSVSTVVTLPEATNDTLALISAAMHGVARTWREQGSPPWRYSKAGVVTVDLVPLAASQRALIGRLDRERSTRLMGALDACNARFGRGSVVPARAGLAQQRRTWSTKFEMRTPRYTTQVDELPVAYAALR, encoded by the coding sequence ATGAGCAACGCCGAGGCCCGTCAGCGCGACCGGATCGGCGGCGGCCGCGCCCTCGCGCTCATCGACGGCAACAGCTTCTACTGCTCGTGCGAGCGCGTGTTCGACGCCAAGCTCGCCCGCGTGCCGGTGATCGTGCTGAGCAATAACGATGGCTGCGCCATCGCCCGCACGCCCGAGGCCAAGGCGCTCGGGATCAAGATGGGCGACCCCTATTTCAAGATCCGCGGGTTCTGCGAGGCACAGGGCGTTCGCGTATTCTCGTCGAATTACACGCTCTACGGGGACATGTCGGCGCGCATCAACGCGATCTATCGCGACGCCACGCCGGACGTGGAAATCTACTCGATCGACGAGAGTTTCCTCGACCTGACCGGCTTCGTGCGCCGGGATCGCGTGGCGCTGGCCCGCGATATCCGCGCTACCGTGCGGGCCTGGACGGGCATCCCGACCTGCGTCGGCATCGGCCCGACCAAGACGCTGGCCAAGCTCGCCAACCACATCGCCAAGACGGTGCCTGAGCTCGACGGCGTCTGCGACCTGACCGAGCCCGCCGCCTACGAGCACTGGCTCTGCCGCATCCATGTCGGCGAGCTGTGGGGCGTCGGCCGAGCCTCGTTGCCGAAGCTCGAGGCCATGGGCATCGATACAGTGGCGGACCTGCGCGACATCGACCCGCGCCCGGTGCGCAAGGCGCTGACGGTGGTGGGTGAGCGTATGATCCACGAGCTGCGAGGCGTGTCCTGCCTCGGGCTCGAACTCGTGCCGGCTCGCCGTAAGGGGTGTGCGGTGACGCGCTCATTCTCCGGCCGGGTGACGGAACGGGCCGAGCTGGAGCAAGCAGTGGCTGCCCATGCAACGCGCCTCGGCGAAAAGCTGCGGCGTGAAGGCCTCGGTACCGACCACATCACCGTCTTCTACCACACGAGCGAACACGACCGAGGCGAGCCGATGCGCTCGGTCTCGACGGTGGTGACGCTGCCGGAGGCGACCAACGACACGCTGGCGCTGATCTCGGCGGCAATGCATGGCGTGGCCCGCACCTGGCGCGAGCAGGGCAGCCCGCCCTGGCGCTACTCGAAGGCCGGGGTAGTCACGGTCGATCTCGTGCCGCTGGCGGCCTCGCAGCGGGCGCTGATCGGCCGGCTCGACCGCGAGCGCTCGACGCGGCTCATGGGTGCGCTGGACGCCTGCAATGCCCGCTTCGGCCGCGGCAGCGTGGTACCGGCGCGCGCCGGTCTGGCGCAGCAGCGGCGCACCTGGTCGACGAAGTTCGAAATGCGCACGCCGCGCTACACGACGCAGGTCGACGAGCTACCCGTGGCTTACGCTGCTTTGAGGTGA